ACATTTGAAATGGTagagaaaacattaacaaagtAATTTGAATTCATCCTGAGGAGCACATGGTGATGTAGATATCTATCCAATAGTTAGGAGACATGTCAGTTGTCAACCTCATGGTAACAACTGGTCAAAAGTCACTTGGCTTCATCCTCTGGGAATCATAAAAAGAATTTTTTAAACTCTCGTTTTATTAAAACTCTCATTTTAATAGGTTTGATTTTTGAGTCAATAAAGCTTGCTCTATGCTTTTATAGAGAACCTAGATGAAACCCACAAATGGACTCGCATATCCTTCATGGAAGTAGGTTGCAGTGTCTCTTAGAGAAACTTTTGCCTCAGCGTCAACACTACAGGGAGCTTTCTATATTTATGATAGTGCAGAGAAGCACTATAATCGTCTTGTTCTGTGCCTATTCTGCCAGATCCATTTTCAGAACAAATGCACTACATTTGGTTCTCTGGCAGCACGTCAGAGCGGGACGGCTTTATTCAACAGGCTACAGAGGTGACAGTCAGCAGAAGAGCTGCAGTTTAGTTTGAAGCCATTCTTCATTCCTTCCATTTCACTTGGTGTATGTGTTACCTACCACATATTATACAAGTAGCAGATTTCAGGGAAGACCTGTGAAGAAATCTTTCCCCTCAGCATTACTGTTGTGTGACTCTGCTCTGGACTGTTTACAACAGGCTGACCTCGGGTGTCCACAAATGGTAGAAACTGAGAGAAATACCGCTCTGTGTTTAGGTGAGTTTGACACCACTTCAAACAAGGAGTTCTGCTTAGTGAATAATCAGGGGAAACTGGATTTCTTGCAACACACCATACAGTACATAGCTGTGTTACAAAGGCTGTGGAAGGGTGATGGATGAAGTTTTCAGGTTGAAAGTGTGACTGTGATCATCCGCTGGATTTTTCATTCTCTGCAACTATGAAAACAgccagaaacacaacacagctgtgATATTATAGTAATGGGAGAAGGAAAAGTAAAGTAGCAGAGTTTTGGCACGTGAACTTTGGGGGCTTGCCATGTGGCTGGGGTCCTCTCCTAGAGAAGCAGAGCTGTTGGCAGAACTAATGACAGCTTGTTTTCATTGGGTCCTGCGGATAAGAATAGGGAGAGCAGGAATGATGGTGGAACataggaggaagagaaaagcaaaatacCAGTGATGacttgtgtaaaaaaaaacaaaagagcaagCAGAGTGAGGAAGGAGAGAATGCAAGGGATAAAAGAAGAGGTTAAAAAACTGCTGAGAAACAGACCGGGGAGGGGGGCTCAGTATCTCTGGGTAAAGCTCGTCTACCCGCAGAGCCTGCCGAGGTGCGCCTGAACAGCCTGGCTCTGTGATTGGTGGAGCGCGATGCAGTTCTCTCCCCTCCCCCCAGAAGAAAGAGGTGCAGCAGGAACGTCAGACCCAGACAGCACAAGGCTCAGCTACTGAAGCAACGTTTTTTCTAAAGCTCTACTTAAGATGCAGTCTACAGAGCATCTAGGGACAGACTAGATGACAGTAAAGACCAGCGCCTTCGACCACTGGGCTTAGAAATATATCAAACAGATTAGATTTGAGTTgatttttaaccctttccagtaATATCAGCCAGAGACGGCAAAGCTGACATCAAGTGCGTTTGATTCACCGCATTGAGAAGGACGGCTGCCAGTCACCATGGGCAGGCAGGGGCACGATACATCTGCTCCGGCTCCCGGGATGCGTATCCAGCGCTCCCAGAGCAAGATGAGTCTATCTGCATCATTTGAAGCCCTGGCTGTCTATTTCCCTTGCATGAATTCCTTCGATGAGGAGGATGGAGGTAAGATgaaatgtcacagcagcagccgCTGGGGGATAAAGTGAGGGAGGAGATGGATTAAGGATTGGGGGGTGCAGGTTGAAAGAtgtaattagtttaattagGATGTCAGTGAATTAGGAAAATATATATGTGTTCTTCAGTAACATGATAAACTGTGCATGTCAAGAGGAGTCCATTTATTTTCTAGATAAATGTTATGTTCTTGCTACTGCCACCAGTGGTGGTCTTGATAATATGGAGGCTTATTGGAACCTGCCTGTATGCTGCTACAATCCACTCACTCCAGTCTGACCGATATCTTATTTCCCCTTTTGTGAATGGCAACAAAGAATTGAGTTACTGGAATAAATCACTGTTTAGTATCTTGTGGGTGGTAGTGCTTATTTATCTCAGGAGTACAACATTGCACTACGAGTATCGCTTCAGATTTCCTGAACAGTAGTGATGACGCctgctgcatgtgtttatatttttgccTCCCAAGATGCTCACACTTCCTCTGTTGCCAGCGACGCAgatccaccagagtctgtcgTTGTCTTTCGCTGCCTGGCAGCGCTGGAGATTTTGAGAGTGTTGGTCCAGTTTGTCTAACTTTCAGGCCACTGCTGCTACAGACCTGACAGATTCTTTACAAACGTGCTTGGCTGCCACGTTCTTCATCCAGTGCCAATAATGCTCTCATCTTTATCATCATCAGCCAAAATgcaggagagtgtgtgtgtgttttacatagATACAGAAGATACATACAGATGTGTCTGTCAGATGTGACTTCAGATGGTCTCAGAGCTGTGGCTGCTGAattaaaataaaggtttatttatGAATCATCAGTATAAATGCTAACATATACATCTGAATATTTGTGGCACAAAGCAGCAGACCTACTTTGTTACATTTGACTAGCAGCTGATTGGCACGTTCGGTCTATGAGCTGCGGTGTGTTGCAGACGTCAGAGACGACCTCTGTGACTGCGTCTCCTATTGTAATATTTGAAGAGCAGGAAGTGGAGGCGGAGGCCAGCTGAATAGCAAAGATTTCAAGGCTGAAAGACACCACAAAGGGCCCCTGATGATGCTGGACTCAGAATAACTTAGTCTAGTCCTGATCCAGGCATTCTACCTGAGAAATTAGAGgaaaattataaaaagaaatctatGAATTGGTAGCTGATTTTTTTCTTATGGGTCTACATGGAGGTTGCAAACAGGGAACTCACAGTAGCTCAAtcttattacttttattattacgtCTGGCTTGAAATTATTATCTGACCTCTGGGAAATAACTTGATGCCCTAATTTTCCATTACTTGATGTTACCTAACTGTGATAATTATCATTGATAATTAATCTTTGATTGTCCCACATTCATGCTTATAAACCTACTTTGAGATAATACACAGTTATCAGCTCCCATCAGGATGAAACGTCTGAATATGAAGTTAGGTAGGTAGAATTAGTTAGTCTGAGTTCCTTTTATGTGCTCTGGCTTATTTGCTGTATGTTATGAGGACTTTCCCTGTGGTCAGCCTGAAGGCAGATTTGCCGATCTCTTTCATAATGGAATATGAGATGACACACAGTAATGATGCTGTGTGCGTGCTGCTCACCAGGCGTCTTTTGAGTGGTGGAGCATTCATACTGTACTTTGATGAAGGGTGAAGTTATGTGCACTTCTGCCACAGGCGCAGCCACGTGGCCCCACACGCAGCCTGCCGTGATGGCTGGGTTCAGATGAGCAGCGAAAGGGCTAATGCGGGAGTCGGCTGTCATCTTGGATCAGTTAGGATGGAGGGCAGGCGGGGGGCCAGACGCTGGATGTTTGTAGGTGAAGCATGGACTCGCTGCAGTTCCCACAAGGCCCACAGCAGTTTTGCACAGAGCGGAGCAGAGCTGTATGTGTACAGTAGTGGGTACACAAAGAGCCAGGATGGTGTACAGTTTGTAGATGTGGTGACCTTCATGGGTTTACACTGAATTTGCCACAATCCTTCCCAGAATAAAACACACTCATGTCTCGGTGTATAGATGAATTTTAATTCAAGGACTTGACTTTGGTGTTTTGTGTTCCCTGTGGAATGCTTTTGAATGTGCCAGTGAAGGCACAGCTATGTCCGTAATAATCCATGCGAATGCTGCTCGAATTAGTCACAAAATGATTCAGTGTCATGTTCTGACAGCCTGTAtccccttttctctccctctgtgcaTTTGTCGTTTTGCGTGCAGAAGCAGGAGGTAAGAAGTTGCGCAGCACTATCCAGAGGAGTACAGAGACGGGCCTGGCGGTGGAGATGAGGAGCAGGATGACTCGGCAAGCCAGCCGGGAGTCCACCGACGGCAGCATGAACAGCTATAGCTCTGAGGGAAAGTAAGGACATAAGGACTCATACTCTGAGGACAGTCAAAAGGCTCTTACTCATATTTTACTGGGAGCACTGCAGTACATACCCAGCAAATGATTCAAAACTTGGTGTGATTACTCATATTATGCTTTACTTTTCCTAATCTTTTCCATATTTCAAAGGCTACAGGCACCTGCTCGCTCAAGTTTGGTGTTCATTCGACATACTTTATCTCTGTGGTAACAAGTGTGTGTCTCTATTTCAGTCTCATTTTCCCTGGTGTGAGGCTCTCCTCAGATGCCCAGTTCAGCGACTTCCTGGATGGTCTGGGTCCCGCTCAGCTGGTAGGACGCCAGACGTTAGCTACTCCACCTATGGGTGAGAATAATGCTTCCTTCAGTCTCCATCAGCAGCTGCCTAACCTTTGGAATAGCTGTTTGCGCTCAGGTTAATCATCATGTGATGATCTTTACCATTTTGTAAGGTGAAATATCTATAGATCATATTTGTTCTTCAGGTGACATACAGATTGGCATGGTGGAGAAGAAAGGAGCgctggaggtggaggtcatCAGAGCCCGTGGCCTTGTGGGGAAACCAGGTTCCAAGGCACTGCCAGGTATTTGCAGCTAGCACACCACTGTTTTTGTCATAAACGTTAAATGATACATTCTGAGGAACACAAGCTGTAACAtttttctcctcccctctcagCACCATATGTAAAGGTCTACCTTTTGGAAAATGGCGTCTGCAtagccaaaaagaaaacaaaagtagcAAGAAAAACCTTGGATCCTCTTTACCAGCAGCAACTGCCGTTTGAGGAGAGTCCAGGAGGGAAGGTTCTGCAGGTGAGACAATGATTTAGTATGATTAGACAGGGACGTCTCATGGTAATGAAGTGGGTAGATCTAACAAAACAGTTTCCCAGTATCTTTGCTTTGAAGTAATGATTTTTCTCCCTTCCAGGTCATCGTATGGGGCGACTATGGACGTATGGACCATAAATCATTCATGGGAGCAGTTCAGATACTGTTAGACGAGCTGGACCTGTCCAACATGGTGATTGGCTGGTTCAAgctctttcctccttcctcgCTGGTGGACCCTACTCTGGCCCCACTGACAAGAAGAGCTTCCCAATCCTCACTGGACAGTTTCTCTCGATCATAGCAGCGTGTGGACTGATAGCGTTGTTGTAGCAGCCAGTGTTGCGATTACAGGTCACGCTCCCCGGTTACACTGCATGCTTGATGTTGTGTCTTCTGAGCCTGTTTCTAGGGGTGCAAACGTGATCCTGTGTTTTGAGCAAAAACGTCGCGCACATTGTGCACTTGGCGAAATGTTGTCGCAAGCGCCTGGCGGCCAGGATTGCCAGGAAGCTGGAATGAACTTCTTAGCACGAGGAATAAGTCAGTTCCAGGTTTTCATCTAATTCGAAGCCATGGGGGTCAGTGCTGGGAACCGCATTACGAGTTCTACAGAAACCCTTTTcgaatgaaaaataaatgttttgctttcatttttttagtttagttttcttttcatttttcttaaatGTCAATGTACTTGTATCTGAAGGGGGTGACAGTGTTTCCAACCAGATGCTTGGTCACGCCACGCCAACCGACCTAGCTAAACAGATGGAGTTATGCAGACTATTGCTTTGGGTGAGGTGTGTCCCAGCTTGTATCCACACTCCCCCAAAACTCAAAAGAACCGcctcctaacacacacacacacacacacacacacacacacacacacacacacaccctccgCCATACTCTGTCTTTATGTACTGAATCTAACATCAGAAAGACTTCAAAAATGAAACCTAGGCAATATTGAAGTGGCTCCCATCAACACTCCAGAGTATACAGTAACAATCCAAACCCCATTAGAAGATGTACAATCTACCATCATTCTTTCTCTGTTGATATATtgtatgaaaattaaattagaaaagaatatttttttcctttttagttCATTTGCATGGACACAAATttagctgaataaaaaaaaaaaaaaaa
This genomic stretch from Anabas testudineus chromosome 16, fAnaTes1.2, whole genome shotgun sequence harbors:
- the rims2a gene encoding regulating synaptic membrane exocytosis protein 4 isoform X6, with translation MGRQGHDTSAPAPGMRIQRSQSKMSLSASFEALAVYFPCMNSFDEEDGEAGGKKLRSTIQRSTETGLAVEMRSRMTRQASRESTDGSMNSYSSEGNLIFPGVRLSSDAQFSDFLDGLGPAQLVGRQTLATPPMGDIQIGMVEKKGALEVEVIRARGLVGKPGSKALPAPYVKVYLLENGVCIAKKKTKVARKTLDPLYQQQLPFEESPGGKVLQVIVWGDYGRMDHKSFMGAVQILLDELDLSNMVIGWFKLFPPSSLVDPTLAPLTRRASQSSLDSFSRS